The sequence TGGCATGTCTTGGCAAAGGTTTGGGGTTTTCTCTACTCTCATATTTTAAGCAACCAGATGAAAAATGGGAACTCCCTACATGGATTCTCTAGCCTGGCTTTCATTGTGTTAAGGAACAATGATTGATAGCCAGTATTCACACTCGTGTTTCCTGTTGGTGCCTCTTAAGGTTTCCCCCACTAAGACATGTAAGAATTATTGATGAATGGAGCATCATAATATATTGAATTGGCATAAGAAGGGCCAGTTGTTcaaaattcatttatttaaataataagaaTGTCATTTCTCAGTGTATGAAGAGCAACCAATCTACTTCACTCACAAGAACAGTCTCCACTAGTGTATGTAGTGTCTCATATTAACTTTGTCTCTCCATCTAGGCATTTGTAAAGCGACCATCACCTTGCACCCTGGGGACATACAAGAATTTACAGGAAACTACAGTGTATGCAGGAGACACTATTCTGCCTCAGAGTTGGATACCTTCTCCcctactccatgtcagattccaacaccactgacttcaccaacccctccaccttcatcctgatgggcattcctggcctggaggctgctcatgtctggatctccatccccttctgcaccgTATACACCATAGCCATCTTGGGAAACGTCAGCATCTTGTTCATCGTGAAGATGGAGCCGAgcctccatgggcccatgtactatttcctctgcatgctgtcTGTCACCGACCTGGTCCTGTCTACGTCCACCATGCCCAAAGTGTTGAACATCTTCTGGTTCAATTTCACTGAGATagatttcagtgcctgcctcacccagatgtatTTCATTCACTGTTTCTCGGCAATGGAGTCTGGGATCTTAGTGGCCTTGGCTTTGGATCGCTATGTGGCCATTTgccatcccctgagacattccaccatcctCACAAATTCTGTTGTGGCCAAGATTGGCCTGGCCGCAGTGCTGCGCAGTAGCATACTTGCATTCCCCTATCCCTTCCTGGCGAGGCGGTGGCCATACTGTAGAACCAACATCATCCCCCACTCGTACTGTGAGCACATAGCCGTGGTGAATTTGGCCTGCGCCGACACCCGCCTCAGTAGTTATTATGGCCTCTTTATTCTATTCTCTGTGATCGGTCTGGATGTTTTTTTTATCACCGTGTCATATAtccagatcctcagggccatcttcagcctccccacaaaggatgCCCGACTCAAGACTTTTGGGACCTGCGGCTCCCACCTTTGTGCCATCTTGGTTTTTTACATTCCAGATTTTTTCTCTTCCATCACACATCGGTTTGGCCACAATGTGCCCCTGCATTTCCTCATTCTCATGGCCAATGTGTACCTTTTGATGCCCCCCTTGTTACACCCTATCATCTATGGTGTGAGGACCAAACAGATCCAGGAAAGGCTGCTCCAGCTCTTTCCTCATAAAGGGATCTAAAAGTTTTCTCCTGGTGATCGGGGTCTCAGGCTGAGCTCTGTGTAGAGCTGGCTGGTGATATGGTGCTGGGCCCCCTTCCCTGAATCACTTGTGGGAATCACTTGTGGGCCCCCTTCCCTGAATCACTTGTGGGAATCACTTGTGGGCCCCTTCCCTGAATCACTTGTGGGAATCAGTTGTGGGAATCACTTGTGGCAGTGGGAGAATTCTAGTTTCGATATTAGGAAGAAAGTTCAaacattccttcaaagcttgtAACATCTTTGCCCCTTGCCCACTTTCCCATTaaatctttctctttttttaccaTATTCCACAGTATTCATATCAGCACCCCTCTTAAGATACCCAAATTTCACTCCTTATGTTTCAGGGGTAATCTGAAATTGTTCCAAAACCATTTCTTTCAATTTACAATAATCTAAAGCATTCTCAATTGGCATTTTATTGAATGTACACAGAACTTTACCAGTTAACTTTGCAACTAAAGTGTTCATCTTCTGGTCATCAAGAATCACACATAGCCTCTCAAAGATAGTGAATTATTCAGCAATATCAATGGCCTCATTGTATGCAGGACACAACTGTTCcaatttgtggatttttggagaggtGGGAATTTGTGGAGGGTTCTGGTTCTGCTTGTCCAGGAAGTCCAAGTGGTGTTTCtgctctccctctttctcctcaATTTCTTGTTATTTTGGTTCCCTAGACCTACTCTTTTCAGCCTCCTCTCTGGCAGTCTGTCTTCTTTAGCTTAAAAATTCACCTatgtgcttttttctttttctgctgcctGCAATTTGAATAGCTCCAGTTTTGAAATTGTTTGCTGCTTTCTCTCATCGTGTTGCTTTTTCTGTCCCTACTTTCCTTTctgaaataaggaaacagaaaataaaaacaatggtGACCTATTTGATCTCCAGCCACCATGCTTAAAAACTCTGCACAAGTGTATGAAGTTCAAATTTCACTCAGAACAACAAGGTGTGCATTTCACACTGCTTGTAAATGCCACTGTGATGGACTTCCTCAGGATGCAGTCTGGAACTGGGGCACTGCTGATCCCTCTAGCATATCagtggggccggacgagttacatccgagagtgctgaaggaattggcggctgtgattgcagagcccttggccattatctttgaaaactcgtggcgaacgggggaagtcccggatgactggaaaaaggctaatgtagtgccaatctttaaaaaagggaagaaggaggatcctgggaactacaggccggtcagcctcacctcagtccctggaaaaatcatggagcaggtcctcaaagaatcaatcctgaagcacttacatgagaggaaagtgatcaggaacagtcagcatggattcaccaagggaaggtcatgcctgactaatctaatcgccttttatgatgagattactggttctgtggatgaagggaaagcagtggatgtattgtttcttgactttagcaaagcttttgacacggtctcccacagtattcttgtcagcaagttaaagaagtatgggctggatgaatgcactataaggtgggtagaaagctggctagattgtcgggctcaacgggtagtgataaatggctccatgtctagttggcagccggtgtcaagtggagtgccccaggggtcggtcctggggccggttttgttcaa is a genomic window of Natator depressus isolate rNatDep1 chromosome 1, rNatDep2.hap1, whole genome shotgun sequence containing:
- the LOC141997158 gene encoding olfactory receptor 52E4-like, whose product is MQETLFCLRVGYLLPYSMSDSNTTDFTNPSTFILMGIPGLEAAHVWISIPFCTVYTIAILGNVSILFIVKMEPSLHGPMYYFLCMLSVTDLVLSTSTMPKVLNIFWFNFTEIDFSACLTQMYFIHCFSAMESGILVALALDRYVAICHPLRHSTILTNSVVAKIGLAAVLRSSILAFPYPFLARRWPYCRTNIIPHSYCEHIAVVNLACADTRLSSYYGLFILFSVIGLDVFFITVSYIQILRAIFSLPTKDARLKTFGTCGSHLCAILVFYIPDFFSSITHRFGHNVPLHFLILMANVYLLMPPLLHPIIYGVRTKQIQERLLQLFPHKGI